The region TTGTGCTTCAAGGCGTTCAGTGGGCCTTGAGGCAGATATGGCGCAGCGGACGGGACTCGAACCCGCGACCCCCGGCGTGACAGGCCGGTATTCTAACCGACTGAACTACCGCTGCGTATCGCTTGACCGGCTGCGCGTGAACGCTCAACCGTCTTTAAACATCTGATCGTTCAGCCTTGGCTGTTCGATCTCAAGCCCGACAAGTCGAACCTGGAAATATGGCGCAGCGGACGGGACTCGAACCCGCGACCCCCGGCGTGACAGGCCGGTATTCTAACCGACTGAACTACCGCTGCGCGTCGGTGCAACCTTTAACGTTGCGTCTTGCCCTGAAGCAAAACTCTCAAGAAGTGGTGGGTGATGACGGGATCGAACCGCCGACCCTCTGCTTGTAAGGCAGATGCTCTCCCAGCTGAGCTAATCACCCTTTGCTTCGTTGAGGCCGCGAAATTTACGCAGGTAGCGGACCTAAGTCAATAGCCCGCTTGAAGTTTTTCTGAAAAAGACAAAATTGCTTCAAGACGGCTACCGGTCCTACTCGCTGTAAATCATCTTCTTGCTCATGCCACCGTCCACCACAAACTCCTGCCCGGTGACAAACCCCGCCTGACGCGACAGCAACCACGCCACCATCGCCGCCACGTCTTCAACCGTACCCACCCTGCCCGCCGGATGCTGGGCGTGATCGGCATCGGTCAATGGCTCGGCACGCCGAGCGGCAGGATCACGCGCATCGATCCAACCAGGGCTCACGGCGTTAACCCGCACCTCTGGCCCCAGACTCATGGCCAAGGCGTGAGTCAGGGCCAGCAGGCCGCCCTTGCTCGCCGCGTAGGCTTCGGTGTCGGGCTCTGACTGGCGGGCGCGGGTCGACGCCAGGTTGACGATGGCACCGCCGTGGGCGCGCAGATACGGCGCACAGTGCTTGGCCAACAGCATCGGCCCACTGAGGTTCACCGCCAGCACCCGGTTCCAGTAAGCCAGGTCAAGGCTCTCCAGGGTGATATTGCGCGGGTCGGCCACTGCCGCGTTGCACACCAACGCATCCAGGCGCCCGAACTGGCCCAGCACTTCGGCGACGCCCTGGGCGACTTGTTTCTCATCCGCCACGTCCATGGTAATAAACCAGGCATTGTCACCCAGCACCTTGGACACCTTGGAACCGCGCTCGCGGTCAAGGTCGGTCAACACCACTTGCCAGCCTTCACTGATCAGCCACGCGGCGATACCGAGGCCAATGCCGCGCGCCGCGCCCGTCACCAGTGCAACGCGGCCGTTACCGGTCGCTGCAGCGTCCATGGACCACTCGATCACAAGGCGGCCAGCCCGCGGGCCAGGTCAGCCTGCAAGTCAGCCACATCTTCCAGGCCCACGGCGATGCGAATCAGGCTGTCACGGATGCCCGCCGCTTCACGCTCTTGCGGGGTCAGACGACCGTGGGAAGTGGTGCCTGGGTGAGTAATAGTGGTTTTGCTGTCACCCAGGTTGGCGGTGATGGAGATCAAGCGCGTCGCATCGATAAAGCGCCAGGCGCCTTCTTTGCCACCCTTCACTTCAAAGCTCACCACACCGCCGAAACCACGCTGCTGACGCTGAGCCAACGCGTGCTGCGGGTGGCTCTTGAGGCCAGCGTAATGGACCTTCTCGATACCGTCCTGCTGCTCCAGCCACTCGGCCAAAGCCTGCGCATTGGCGCAATGGGCTTTCATGCGCAGGCTGAGGGTCTCCAGACTCTTGAGGAAGATCCAGGCGTTGAACGGGCTCAGGCTCGGGCCAGCGGTACGCAAGAAGCCCACCACTTCCTTCATCTGTTCGCTGCGGCCAGCAACCACGCCGCCCATGCAACGGCCCTGGCCATCGATGAACTTGGTGGCCGAGTGCACAACGATGTCTGCGCCAAGCTTCAACGGCTGCTGCAAGGCAGGCGTGCAGAAGCAGTTATCGACCACCAGCATCGCGCCTTTGGCATGAGCTATTTCGGACAAGGCGGCGATATCCACCAACTCGGCCAGTGGGTTGGAGGGCGACTCGACGAACAACAGCTTGGTGTTGACCTTGATTCCCGCCTCCCAGCCGGAAAGTTCGGCCAGAGGCACGTAGTCCACTTCAACACCGAAGCGCTTGAAGTACTTCTCGAACAGGCTGATGGTCGAACCGAATACGCTGCGCGACACCAGCACGTGGTCACCCGCGCTGCACAGGCTCATCACCACGGCCAGAATGGACGCCATGCCGGTCGCCGTGGCCACTGCCTGCTCAGCACCTTCCAGCGCCGCGATACGCTCTTCGAACGCTCGCACGGTCGGGTTGGTGTAGCGCGAATAAACGTTGCCCGGCACTTCACCGGCGAAACGCGCAGCGGCGTCGGCAGCAGTGCGGAACACATAGCTTGAGGTGAAGAACATCGGGTCACCGTGCTCACCTTCCGGGGTGCGGTGCTGGCCGGCGCGCACAGCCAGGGTATCGAAAGCTACGCCATCGAGGTCGCTGTCCAACCGACCGGCATCCCATTCCTGACTCATGCTGCGACTCCTCACTCAATTCTTTATTTAAGATACAAAACCGGCCCCTCAGGGCCGGTGTTTACTCAGTTGTTGTACAGATCGATGATCGCGCTGACCGCCTGGGTCTTGATCTTCGACGAGTCGTTACGCGCCTGCTCGATTTTGTTCAGGTAAGCCTCATCGACATCTCCGGTCACATACTTGCCGTCGAACACGGCGCAGTCGAACTGTTCGATCTTGATCTTGCCACCGCCGACCGCTTCGATCAGGTCCGGCAGGTCCTGATAGATCAGCCAGTCGGCGCCGATCAGGTCGGCCACGTCCTGGGTCGAACGGTTGTGGGCGATCAGTTCGTGGGCGCTCGGCATGTCGATACCGTACACGTTCGGGTAACGCACGGCAGGCGCGGCGGAACAGAAGTACACGTTCTTCGCACCGGCTTCGCGGGCCATCTGGATAATCTGCTTGCACGTGGTGCCACGCACGATGGAGTCGTCCACCAGCATCACGTTCTTGCCACGAAATTCCAGCTCGATGGCGTTGAGCTTCTGGCGGACCGACTTCTTGCGCGCTGCCTGGCCCGGCATGATGAAGGTACGGCCGATGTAGCGGTTCTTGACGAAACCTTCGCGGAACTTGACGCCTAGATGGTTGGCCAGCTCCAGCGCAGCGGTACGGCTGGTGTCCGGAATCGGGATCACCACGTCGATATCGTGCTCTGGACGCTCGCGCAGGATCTTCTCGGCCAGCTTCTCGCCCATGCGCAGACGCGCCTTGTAGACCGAAACGCCATCAATGATCGAATCCGGACGCGCCAGGTAGACGTGTTCGAAGATGCACGGGGTGAGTTTCGGCGCCACAGCACACTGACGGGTGTGCAGCTTGCCATCTTCGGTGATGTACACCGCTTCGCCCGGGGCCAGGTCACGGATCAGGGTGAAGCCCAGCACGTCCAGGGACACACTTTCGGAAGCAATCATGTACTCGACGCCTTCGTCAGTGTGACGCTGGCCGAACACGATCGGGCGGATGCCGTGGGGGTCGCGGAAACCGACGATGCCATAACCGGTGATCATGGCCACCACCGCGTAGCCGCCGACGCAACGGTTGTGCACATCAGTGACGGCAGCGAACACATCTTCTTCGGTCGGCTGCAACTTGCCACGCTGGGCCAGCTCGTGAGCGAACACGTTAAGCAACACTTCCGAGTCGGAGTTGGTGTTGACGTGGCGCAGGTCAGATTCGTAAATCTCTTTGGCCAGCTGTTCAACGTTGGTCAGATTACCGTTGTGCGCCAGGGTGATGCCGTAAGGCGAGTTGACGTAAAACGGTTGAGCTTCGGCCGAAGTCGAGCTACCGGCAGTCGGGTAACGCACATGGCCAATGCCCATGTGCCCGACGAGGCGTTGCATGTGACGCTGATGGAACACGTCACGCACCAGGCCATTGTCCTTGCGCAGGAATAACCGGCCGTCGTGGCTGGTCACAATACCGGCAGCGTCCTGGCCGCGGTGCTGGAGGACGGTTAGCGCGTCATACAGCGCCTGATTGACGTTCGACTTACCGACGATACCGACGATGCCACACATGCGACGCAACCCCTACTTAATGAATCTTGACTGAACACAGCTTACTGAGGCGTTTTGGCCGGTAAAAGGTGTTCCTTGAACGGAAGATCAGCGGGTACGCTGATTCCGCTGGCCAGCCACTGACTGCTCCACCCCAGAATGAGGTTCTTGGACCAGTCTGCAACCAATAGAAATTTTGGCACGAGTACCGACTCCTGCCACCACGAATCCTGCTGTACCGGCCCCAGGCTCAACAGCCCGACCGCCACAACCACCAGCAGGCCGCCACGCGCGGCGCCGAAGGCCATGCCGAGAAATCG is a window of Pseudomonas antarctica DNA encoding:
- a CDS encoding O-succinylhomoserine sulfhydrylase, whose protein sequence is MSQEWDAGRLDSDLDGVAFDTLAVRAGQHRTPEGEHGDPMFFTSSYVFRTAADAAARFAGEVPGNVYSRYTNPTVRAFEERIAALEGAEQAVATATGMASILAVVMSLCSAGDHVLVSRSVFGSTISLFEKYFKRFGVEVDYVPLAELSGWEAGIKVNTKLLFVESPSNPLAELVDIAALSEIAHAKGAMLVVDNCFCTPALQQPLKLGADIVVHSATKFIDGQGRCMGGVVAGRSEQMKEVVGFLRTAGPSLSPFNAWIFLKSLETLSLRMKAHCANAQALAEWLEQQDGIEKVHYAGLKSHPQHALAQRQQRGFGGVVSFEVKGGKEGAWRFIDATRLISITANLGDSKTTITHPGTTSHGRLTPQEREAAGIRDSLIRIAVGLEDVADLQADLARGLAAL
- the purF gene encoding amidophosphoribosyltransferase; protein product: MCGIVGIVGKSNVNQALYDALTVLQHRGQDAAGIVTSHDGRLFLRKDNGLVRDVFHQRHMQRLVGHMGIGHVRYPTAGSSTSAEAQPFYVNSPYGITLAHNGNLTNVEQLAKEIYESDLRHVNTNSDSEVLLNVFAHELAQRGKLQPTEEDVFAAVTDVHNRCVGGYAVVAMITGYGIVGFRDPHGIRPIVFGQRHTDEGVEYMIASESVSLDVLGFTLIRDLAPGEAVYITEDGKLHTRQCAVAPKLTPCIFEHVYLARPDSIIDGVSVYKARLRMGEKLAEKILRERPEHDIDVVIPIPDTSRTAALELANHLGVKFREGFVKNRYIGRTFIMPGQAARKKSVRQKLNAIELEFRGKNVMLVDDSIVRGTTCKQIIQMAREAGAKNVYFCSAAPAVRYPNVYGIDMPSAHELIAHNRSTQDVADLIGADWLIYQDLPDLIEAVGGGKIKIEQFDCAVFDGKYVTGDVDEAYLNKIEQARNDSSKIKTQAVSAIIDLYNN
- a CDS encoding SDR family oxidoreductase, whose protein sequence is MDAAATGNGRVALVTGAARGIGLGIAAWLISEGWQVVLTDLDRERGSKVSKVLGDNAWFITMDVADEKQVAQGVAEVLGQFGRLDALVCNAAVADPRNITLESLDLAYWNRVLAVNLSGPMLLAKHCAPYLRAHGGAIVNLASTRARQSEPDTEAYAASKGGLLALTHALAMSLGPEVRVNAVSPGWIDARDPAARRAEPLTDADHAQHPAGRVGTVEDVAAMVAWLLSRQAGFVTGQEFVVDGGMSKKMIYSE